A region of Takifugu rubripes chromosome 6, fTakRub1.2, whole genome shotgun sequence DNA encodes the following proteins:
- the plgrkt gene encoding plasminogen receptor (KT) isoform X1: protein MGFFMSKSMDANLRRQQEFMLHNSRLQLERQILMQNQMRERQAAMQLAWSREFLKYFGTFFAVAAFGLTAGAMKRKRPILVAPLLPLGFILIYQVDAAYGTLMHRVRGEAESIMASERTRLEVPHGIPTFDSIEKDRRARSSLGAILDK, encoded by the exons ATGGGGTTTTTCATGTCTAAATCTATGGATGCAAACCTGAGAAGGCAGCAAGAGTTTATGCTGCACAATTCAAGGTTGCAG CTGGAGCGTCAGATCCTGATGCAGAACCAGATGAGGGAGCGGCAGGCGGCCATGCAGCTCGCCTGGTCCAGAGAGTTCCTCAAGTACTTCGGCACGTTCTTCGCCGTGGCGGCCTTCGGGCTCACCGCCGG CgccatgaagagaaagaggccgaTCCTCGTGGCGCCGCTCCTCCCTCTGGGGTTCATCCTGATCTACCAGGTGGACGCCGCCTACGGGACGTTGATGCATCGCGTGAGAG GGGAAGCGGAGAGCATAATGGCGTCCGAGCGGACCCGCCTGGAGGTGCCTCACGGGATACCCACGTTCGACAGCATCGAGAAGGACCGCCGCGCCCGGAGCAGCCTCGGCGCCATTTTGGATAAGTGA
- the plgrkt gene encoding plasminogen receptor (KT) isoform X2: protein MVTERFSLQLERQILMQNQMRERQAAMQLAWSREFLKYFGTFFAVAAFGLTAGAMKRKRPILVAPLLPLGFILIYQVDAAYGTLMHRVRGEAESIMASERTRLEVPHGIPTFDSIEKDRRARSSLGAILDK, encoded by the exons ATGGTAACGGAGCGGTTTTCCCTGCAGCTGGAGCGTCAGATCCTGATGCAGAACCAGATGAGGGAGCGGCAGGCGGCCATGCAGCTCGCCTGGTCCAGAGAGTTCCTCAAGTACTTCGGCACGTTCTTCGCCGTGGCGGCCTTCGGGCTCACCGCCGG CgccatgaagagaaagaggccgaTCCTCGTGGCGCCGCTCCTCCCTCTGGGGTTCATCCTGATCTACCAGGTGGACGCCGCCTACGGGACGTTGATGCATCGCGTGAGAG GGGAAGCGGAGAGCATAATGGCGTCCGAGCGGACCCGCCTGGAGGTGCCTCACGGGATACCCACGTTCGACAGCATCGAGAAGGACCGCCGCGCCCGGAGCAGCCTCGGCGCCATTTTGGATAAGTGA
- the rln1 gene encoding prorelaxin H1 precursor: MLWRVTLAVALLCGGSICGRVGADLMSSLIIPRDYGVKLCGREFIRAVIFTCGGSRWRRSAELGSLPWTPVRDERGSLGSSLDDLLAVYRPDRKKRNFSLGVAGKCCSQGCTKNDIGRLC; the protein is encoded by the exons ATGCTGTGGAGGGTGACGCTGGCCGTGGCTCTGCTGTGTGGCGGCTCCATCTGCGGCCGCGTGGGGGCCGACCTGATGAGCAGCCTCATCATTCCGCGGGACTACGGCGTCAAGCTGTGCGGGCGGGAGTTCATCAGAGCCGTCATTTTCACCTGCGGGGGCTCCCGGTGGCGCCGCTCTGCCGAGTTGG gttcccTCCCGTGGACGCCCGTCAGAGACGAGCGCGGCTCTCTCGGCTCCTCCCTGGACGACCTCCTGGCCGTCTACAGGCccgacaggaagaagaggaactTTTCCCTGGGGGTGGCGGGGAAGTGCTGCAGCCAGGGCTGCACCAAGAACGACATCGGCCGACtgtgctga